From the genome of Primulina huaijiensis isolate GDHJ02 chromosome 11, ASM1229523v2, whole genome shotgun sequence:
AAAGTGAAAAAATTCATTACGGAAAAACAAACATAGTTATTTGTGTTGGAACCAGAAAAATTTATTGAGGCTGTGAATTCAGAGGTAGCTTGACCAAATTAATGAATTCATACAAgtttcttttacaataaataattaatgatctCTTCTCTTTTAATTTATGAGCAGTTCAACAAGAATTGAATGTTGTATTtggaataatataatttttcttgtttaaataaataataacataaatttcaaattcactcatCTTCCAAATACCATTTATTAGACATGACAGAGTATGATTCGTTTTTTTAACAAAGAATTCCACTGCTTTTTAAGGAGCGTGCGAGGATTTGTGGAGACAATTAGGATATCGTGGGCCTTAGAGTGGAATATTTACGCACTGTGTTTTAAAAAGATTGGTGTATTTCGAATGATTATGTCTGAATTCCTTTGTTTTACGATGATACTGTTTTAATACTCGAACAATTCACAAGATTTGTGACTGAAATCACTACTTTAAAAAAGTTAAGAAATACATGATGCATGGCACTCGGTGGCTTGTTTGGCGAATTATTGCAATATATTCTGTGTTATATGATATACAAATACGTGAAGGTTGTCATTAAAATGGGGAATTTATgatcaaatttaaaatcaaataaaatattttttattttatttttttttatatggcaCCTCATTTATGTGATTGGATTCTTCACCGAACTAGTCATGTCATAATCTGACAGAAATACTCTTCGAAAGAACCGGTGGCTTCTATCCTCTCTGTAAAAATGGATGGAAAAATTTTCTTCTTCCTTTTCCTCAGCATTTCTGTGTCTTTTTCTGCTGCTCTTCAGTATCAGACCGTCGTCCTCACCTCCCTTCCTACACCTCAGGATCTTTCATGGCTGATACAGAAAGACCTCGAACTCGGAGTTGGTGATGGGGCCTCACCCGAATCCGATGATACTTTCTCGCTGAACTTACACCATGTCGATAATCTTTCACCTGCTTTGAATGATACAAAAGAATCCCTTTTCAAGCTCCGTCTTATACGCGACGCCGTTAGAGTCAAAGCACTGGTCACAATTGCTGCGGCCAACGCCTCAAGAAAGCCGCCGTTGTCGCGTGATTTTAGTAGCTCGGTGATTTCTGGACTTGGACACGGAAGCGGCGAGTACTTCACTCGCCTCGGGATAGGTACTCCTGCCAAGTATGTTTACATGGTGCTCGATACTGGAAGTGACGTTGTTTGGATTCAGTGCTCCCCGTGCAAGAAATGCTACAGACAAGCCGACCCGGTTTTCGACCCGAAAAAGTCGACTTCCTTCTCGGGAGTCTCGTGTGGGTCTCCACTCTGCCGCCGGCTAGATAATCCTGGTTGCACCGCTAATCGGCAAAAATGTCTTTACCAAGTCTCGTATGGCGATGGTTCTTTCACAGTCGGAGAATTTTCAACAGAAACATTAACTTTTCGGCGGACGAGGGTAAAAAATGTCGCCCTTGGCTGCGGACACGATAACGAAGGCCTTTTCGTCGGCGCCGCCGGTTTATTAGGCCTCGGCCGTGGAAAACTATCTTTTCCCACTCAAGCCGGCCGCCGATTCGGTGATAAATTTTCCTACTGTTTGGTGGACCGGTCAGCTTCCTCGAAACCGTCGTATCTCATGTTCGGTGAATCCTCAGTCTCTAGAAAAGCCGTCTTTACTCCATTGATAACTAATCCGAAGCTTGACACTTTCTACTACGTCGGCTTGAACGGAATCTCCGTCGGAGGGGTTCCAGTCCCCGGCATTGCATCGTCAACCTTCAACCTCGACCCGAGTGGCAATGGTGGAGTGATAGTGGACTCGGGCACGTCCGTGACCCGGTTGACCAGACCCGCCTACATTGCACTGAGGGATGCATTCCGTTCGGGGACGTCGAACTTGAAGCGGGCTCCGGACTACTCCCTCTTCGACACCTGTTTCGATCTTTCAGGGAAGACGGTGGTAAAGGTGCCGACATTGGTGTTCCATTTCACCGGCGCTGAAGTGTCTCTTCCGGCGTCGAATTACCTCATTCCGGTGGATAGCGAGGGGACATTTTGCTTCGCTTTCGCGGGTACCACGAGCGGGTTGTCCATTATTGGAAATATTCAGCAGCAGGGCTTCCGTGTTGTGTTCGATTTGGCGGGTAAACGGGTCGGGTTCGCTCCGGGTGGTTGTGTTTAGATTTTAGAACCAATGCTAAATATTACAACGTCGTCCTACTAATGATTAGGGTTTAAGGAAGAAGAACAAAAGAACGTTGACAGAGTTAGTAGTTTTA
Proteins encoded in this window:
- the LOC140987300 gene encoding aspartyl protease family protein 2-like, translated to MDGKIFFFLFLSISVSFSAALQYQTVVLTSLPTPQDLSWLIQKDLELGVGDGASPESDDTFSLNLHHVDNLSPALNDTKESLFKLRLIRDAVRVKALVTIAAANASRKPPLSRDFSSSVISGLGHGSGEYFTRLGIGTPAKYVYMVLDTGSDVVWIQCSPCKKCYRQADPVFDPKKSTSFSGVSCGSPLCRRLDNPGCTANRQKCLYQVSYGDGSFTVGEFSTETLTFRRTRVKNVALGCGHDNEGLFVGAAGLLGLGRGKLSFPTQAGRRFGDKFSYCLVDRSASSKPSYLMFGESSVSRKAVFTPLITNPKLDTFYYVGLNGISVGGVPVPGIASSTFNLDPSGNGGVIVDSGTSVTRLTRPAYIALRDAFRSGTSNLKRAPDYSLFDTCFDLSGKTVVKVPTLVFHFTGAEVSLPASNYLIPVDSEGTFCFAFAGTTSGLSIIGNIQQQGFRVVFDLAGKRVGFAPGGCV